A genomic stretch from Bordetella sp. N includes:
- a CDS encoding 5'-methylthioadenosine/adenosylhomocysteine nucleosidase, with translation MTGARDAAPLGILAALHDEIADLLTRMGPAAERRTIGMRDYYVGQLSGRPCVVVLARVGKVAAAATAVTLIREFGVSHVLFAGLAGGIADGVRVGDVVVAETLVQHDLDARPLFPRFEVPLLAQARFATDAGLNDVLAGCAADFLELDLPHQVDAATRARFGIATPVLHRGEIASGDQFIGAAEVARRLAGDLPATLCVEMEGAAVAQVCHEYGVPCAVLRTVSDRADAAAPVDFKAFLHEVASFYSAGIIGRFIAAL, from the coding sequence ATGACCGGCGCGCGCGATGCCGCGCCCCTGGGCATCCTGGCGGCCTTGCACGACGAGATCGCCGATCTGCTGACGCGCATGGGGCCGGCCGCCGAACGGCGCACCATCGGCATGCGGGATTATTACGTGGGTCAGCTGTCGGGACGGCCCTGTGTGGTCGTGCTGGCGCGTGTGGGCAAGGTGGCGGCAGCCGCCACGGCCGTCACGCTGATCCGCGAATTCGGTGTGTCCCACGTCCTGTTCGCCGGCCTGGCGGGCGGTATCGCCGACGGGGTGCGCGTGGGCGACGTGGTGGTCGCCGAAACCCTGGTGCAGCACGACCTGGATGCGCGGCCCTTGTTTCCCCGATTCGAGGTGCCTTTGCTGGCGCAGGCGCGCTTCGCCACGGACGCCGGCTTGAATGACGTGCTGGCGGGATGCGCGGCGGATTTCCTGGAGCTGGACCTGCCGCATCAGGTCGACGCAGCCACGCGTGCGCGCTTCGGCATCGCGACACCTGTGTTGCATCGGGGTGAGATCGCCAGCGGGGATCAGTTCATCGGCGCCGCCGAGGTGGCGCGGCGTCTGGCGGGGGACCTGCCCGCCACCTTGTGCGTCGAGATGGAAGGTGCCGCGGTGGCGCAGGTATGCCATGAGTATGGCGTGCCGTGCGCGGTGCTGCGCACCGTCTCCGACCGCGCCGACGCCGCCGCGCCAGTGGACTTCAAGGCGTTCCTGCACGAAGTGGCGAGCTTCTACTCAGCCGGAATCATAGGAAGGTTCATCGCCGCGCTGTGA
- the metG gene encoding methionine--tRNA ligase translates to MSRTLFVTTALPYANGPFHIGHMLEYIQADIWVRFQRMQGAKVDFVCADDAHGAAISIAADKEGITPQAFVAKIAAGRAQYLDGFNIVFDNWHSTDAPENHQLAQEIYRDLRSAGLIETRSVEQFYDPEKRMFLADRFIKGECPNCHSKDQYGDNCEVCGAVYAPTSLIEPYSALSGAKPELRSSDHFFFKLSDLRCEAFLQQWTAAPGHVQPEVQNKIREWLYKDDEGKGGLGDWDISRDAPYFGIEIPDAPGKYFYVWLDAPVGYLASLKNLLDRRGEDYAAYMAQPGLEQVHFIGKDIITFHTLFWPAMLYFSGRKAPDAIYVHGHLTVNGEKMSKSRGTGIDPLRYLSLGLNPEHLRYYLAAKLSGRNEDIDFNSEDFAARVNSDLVGKYINIASRAAGFLSKRFGGQLAAADADGAALLQVLQAAAPDIAALYEGRDTSRALRDVMALADRVNEYVDQNKPWDLAKQQGMDERLQAVCSTCIQAFRLLTIYLKPVLPKLAERVEAFLAVAPLQATAAAELLPAGHAIAQYQHLMQRVDPKLLEQLFDAPAPAAVANAGAAGAAAAAGAAKKADVANVGAAGDAATDAPAPGGEPIAATIGIDDFAKIDLRIARIVNCEEVEGSTKLLRLTLDVGEGRHRNVFSGIKSAYKPADLVGKLTVLVANLAPRKMKFGVSEGMVLAASHADDKANGGIYVLEPWPGAQPGMRVR, encoded by the coding sequence ATGTCACGCACCCTTTTCGTCACCACTGCCCTTCCCTACGCCAACGGACCTTTCCACATCGGCCATATGCTGGAGTACATCCAGGCCGACATCTGGGTACGTTTCCAGCGAATGCAGGGTGCGAAGGTGGATTTCGTCTGTGCCGATGACGCGCATGGCGCCGCCATCAGCATCGCGGCCGACAAGGAAGGCATCACGCCGCAGGCCTTCGTCGCCAAGATCGCGGCGGGCCGCGCCCAGTATCTGGACGGCTTCAATATCGTCTTCGACAACTGGCATTCCACCGACGCCCCGGAAAACCACCAGCTGGCCCAGGAAATCTATCGCGACCTGCGCTCGGCCGGCCTGATCGAGACGCGCAGCGTCGAGCAGTTCTACGACCCCGAAAAGCGCATGTTCCTGGCGGACCGCTTCATCAAGGGCGAGTGCCCCAACTGCCATTCCAAGGACCAGTACGGCGACAACTGCGAGGTCTGCGGCGCCGTCTACGCCCCCACCTCGCTGATCGAGCCCTATTCGGCGCTGTCCGGCGCCAAGCCGGAACTGCGCAGCTCCGACCATTTCTTCTTCAAGCTGTCGGACCTGCGCTGCGAAGCTTTTCTGCAGCAATGGACCGCCGCGCCCGGCCACGTCCAGCCCGAAGTGCAGAACAAGATTCGCGAGTGGCTCTACAAGGACGATGAGGGCAAGGGTGGCCTGGGCGACTGGGACATCAGCCGCGACGCGCCCTATTTCGGCATCGAGATCCCGGACGCGCCGGGCAAGTATTTCTACGTCTGGCTGGACGCGCCGGTGGGCTACCTGGCCTCGCTGAAGAACCTGCTGGACCGCCGTGGCGAGGACTACGCCGCCTACATGGCCCAACCGGGCCTGGAGCAGGTGCACTTCATCGGCAAGGACATCATCACCTTCCACACCTTGTTCTGGCCCGCCATGCTGTACTTCAGCGGCCGCAAGGCGCCGGATGCCATCTACGTGCACGGCCACCTTACCGTCAACGGCGAGAAGATGAGCAAGAGCCGCGGGACCGGCATCGATCCACTGCGCTATCTGTCGCTGGGCCTGAACCCCGAGCACCTGCGCTATTACCTGGCTGCCAAGCTGTCGGGCCGCAACGAAGACATCGATTTCAATTCCGAGGACTTCGCCGCGCGCGTGAATAGCGATCTGGTGGGCAAGTACATCAATATCGCCAGCCGTGCCGCGGGCTTCCTGTCCAAGCGCTTCGGTGGCCAATTGGCCGCCGCCGACGCCGATGGCGCCGCCCTGCTGCAAGTGCTGCAGGCTGCCGCGCCCGACATCGCCGCGCTGTACGAAGGCCGCGACACGTCGCGCGCCCTGCGCGACGTGATGGCCCTGGCCGACCGGGTCAACGAATATGTCGATCAGAACAAGCCCTGGGACCTGGCCAAGCAGCAAGGCATGGACGAGCGTCTGCAGGCGGTGTGCAGCACCTGCATCCAGGCCTTCCGGCTGCTGACCATTTATCTGAAGCCTGTTCTGCCCAAGCTGGCCGAGCGGGTCGAAGCCTTCCTGGCCGTGGCGCCCTTGCAGGCGACGGCCGCCGCTGAATTGCTGCCGGCGGGGCATGCGATTGCGCAGTATCAGCATCTGATGCAGCGCGTGGATCCGAAGCTGCTCGAACAGCTGTTCGATGCGCCGGCGCCGGCCGCGGTGGCGAACGCGGGGGCCGCTGGTGCAGCGGCTGCGGCGGGTGCGGCGAAGAAGGCTGATGTGGCGAATGTGGGCGCGGCGGGCGACGCGGCGACTGACGCGCCGGCGCCCGGCGGCGAACCGATCGCGGCCACCATCGGCATCGACGATTTCGCCAAGATCGATCTGCGCATCGCGCGCATCGTCAATTGCGAGGAAGTGGAAGGGTCGACCAAGCTGCTGCGCCTGACCCTGGACGTCGGCGAAGGACGTCACCGGAACGTGTTCTCCGGCATCAAGTCGGCCTATAAGCCGGCCGATCTGGTCGGGAAGCTCACCGTGCTGGTGGCCAACCTGGCGCCCCGCAAGATGAAGTTCGGCGTTTCCGAAGGCATGGTGCTGGCCGCCAGCCACGCGGATGACAAGGCCAATGGCGGCATCTACGTGCTGGAACCCTGGCCCGGCGCGCAGCCCGGCATGCGGGTCCGCTAA
- the apbC gene encoding iron-sulfur cluster carrier protein ApbC, whose protein sequence is MSLTNEQIKAALVGVTDPLTGAKVADFVKDRDIRVENGRVSVAVQLGYPARTQQQELRAAVGKALADAGAPDAQVSVTWKIVPHAVQRGLKPLENVANIIAVASGKGGVGKSTTAVNLALALAAEGAQVGILDADIYGPSLPTMLGITGKPVSLDNKSMEPLQGHGLQANSIGFLIAEDSPAIWRGPMVTQALEQLLRQTNWRSLDYLIVDMPPGTGDIALTLAQKVPVVGAVIVTTPQDVALLDARKGLRMFQKVEVPILGVVENMSIHICSECGHAEHIFGEGGGQRMAEQYDVSWLGGLPLALSIREQTDSGRPTVVAEPDGEAAGLYRAIARRVAAAVAALPRDMAGKFPNVVVQPS, encoded by the coding sequence ATGAGTTTGACAAACGAACAAATTAAAGCCGCCCTGGTGGGTGTAACGGACCCTCTGACGGGTGCGAAGGTCGCTGATTTTGTAAAAGATCGCGACATCCGGGTGGAAAACGGCCGCGTCAGCGTGGCGGTGCAACTGGGCTATCCCGCGCGCACCCAGCAGCAGGAGCTGCGCGCCGCCGTCGGCAAGGCACTCGCTGACGCCGGCGCGCCGGACGCGCAGGTGTCGGTGACGTGGAAGATCGTGCCGCACGCCGTGCAGCGGGGGCTCAAGCCCCTGGAAAACGTCGCCAACATCATTGCCGTCGCCTCCGGCAAGGGCGGGGTCGGCAAGAGCACGACGGCGGTCAACCTGGCGCTGGCGCTGGCCGCCGAGGGCGCCCAGGTGGGTATCCTCGACGCCGATATCTACGGTCCCAGCCTGCCCACCATGCTGGGCATCACCGGCAAGCCGGTCAGCCTGGACAACAAGTCCATGGAGCCGCTGCAAGGCCACGGCCTGCAGGCCAACTCCATCGGTTTCCTGATCGCCGAGGACTCGCCAGCCATCTGGCGCGGCCCCATGGTGACCCAGGCTTTGGAGCAGTTGCTGCGCCAGACCAACTGGCGCAGCCTGGATTATCTGATCGTCGACATGCCGCCGGGCACGGGCGATATCGCGTTGACCCTGGCGCAGAAAGTGCCGGTCGTCGGCGCCGTCATCGTCACCACGCCCCAGGATGTGGCCCTGCTGGACGCGCGCAAGGGTTTGCGCATGTTCCAGAAGGTGGAAGTGCCGATTCTGGGCGTGGTCGAGAACATGTCGATTCATATCTGCTCGGAGTGCGGTCACGCCGAGCACATCTTCGGCGAGGGTGGCGGCCAGCGCATGGCCGAGCAATATGACGTGTCATGGCTGGGCGGCCTGCCGCTGGCGCTGAGTATCCGCGAACAGACGGATTCCGGCCGGCCCACGGTGGTGGCGGAACCGGACGGCGAAGCAGCCGGCCTGTACCGTGCCATCGCGCGCCGCGTGGCCGCCGCCGTTGCCGCGTTGCCGCGCGACATGGCAGGCAAGTTCCCGAATGTCGTCGTGCAACCCAGCTGA
- a CDS encoding autotransporter assembly complex family protein, translating into MRRSARLLLLGWSLLLASTVYARPAVVVDAGKADPATVKAVNDAVEAIARQAEDQDGGEITRLRRRARDAALSALSTQGYFGAKVELEPGHDAKGADTWTIHVDPGPQAKVASVDIEFKGRITQAAYAKRVAELRQRWLLPVGKPFINSDWNRAKSDVLNEVSTHDFMLARLVDSGAEVDVEAATVRLRVVVDSGPLVRLGELRVEGLKRVPDKLVRRYVRYDKGEPYDQDKLNSWQQALQRTAFFRGAFVSLQEPGGTESDTSNQTATSRQAAAATPAGDARVTAAQRPAAPPVDRNGEVTLPVLVRLTEAPPKRFSTSIGLDSDVGPRLEMTYQQQVVFGQPLTLETGFGLDRKRQRAYTDFHLPPDARGNQDSIGLLADHSDIQGLNVMRLAVGATRLKESSAGDGSRVNYETRYGLLAAHDHVKIDGGESYNLPTLTATAEWLRRDVDSKYNPREGNLLVLGTGAGMTLNSGDPYTRLRLRGQKWWPVGERDLVTVRGEVGKVWASRNTQVPDDFGFRTGGARSIRGYSYLSIGADRNNAVVGAPALLVGSVEYNHYFDDRWGMAYFIDAGDAAQSFGDMKIALGYGVGARVRTPAGPLFLDLAYGQRDHKLKLSFSLGIAF; encoded by the coding sequence ATGCGGCGATCCGCGCGCCTTCTTTTGTTGGGGTGGTCGCTATTGCTGGCGTCCACGGTGTACGCCAGGCCCGCGGTCGTCGTCGACGCGGGCAAGGCGGATCCCGCCACGGTAAAGGCGGTCAACGACGCGGTCGAGGCCATCGCGCGCCAGGCCGAGGACCAGGACGGCGGGGAAATCACCCGCCTGCGCCGGCGCGCGCGTGATGCCGCGCTGTCGGCCTTGTCCACGCAAGGCTATTTCGGCGCCAAGGTGGAGCTGGAGCCCGGCCACGACGCCAAGGGCGCCGACACCTGGACGATCCACGTCGACCCCGGCCCGCAAGCCAAAGTAGCGTCGGTCGACATCGAATTCAAAGGCCGTATCACGCAGGCCGCCTACGCCAAACGGGTGGCGGAGCTGCGTCAGCGCTGGTTGTTGCCGGTGGGCAAGCCCTTCATCAACAGCGATTGGAATCGGGCCAAGTCGGACGTGCTGAACGAAGTCAGCACTCACGATTTCATGCTGGCGCGCCTGGTGGACTCCGGCGCCGAGGTCGACGTCGAGGCCGCCACCGTGCGCCTGCGCGTGGTGGTGGACAGCGGGCCGCTGGTCCGTTTGGGCGAGCTGCGCGTGGAAGGCTTGAAGCGGGTGCCCGACAAGCTGGTGCGCCGCTATGTGCGCTACGACAAGGGCGAGCCCTATGATCAGGACAAGCTGAACTCCTGGCAGCAGGCCTTGCAGCGGACGGCCTTCTTCCGCGGCGCTTTCGTGTCCCTGCAGGAGCCGGGCGGCACCGAGTCGGATACCAGCAACCAGACGGCGACGTCACGCCAGGCCGCGGCCGCGACACCGGCGGGCGACGCGCGCGTGACGGCGGCCCAGCGTCCGGCGGCGCCGCCCGTGGACCGCAATGGCGAGGTCACGCTGCCGGTGCTGGTGCGCCTGACCGAGGCGCCGCCGAAGCGCTTTTCCACCTCGATCGGGCTGGACAGCGACGTCGGTCCGCGGCTGGAAATGACGTATCAGCAGCAGGTCGTGTTCGGTCAGCCGCTGACCCTGGAGACCGGCTTCGGCCTGGACCGCAAGCGCCAGCGCGCCTATACCGACTTCCATTTGCCGCCGGATGCGCGCGGCAACCAGGACAGCATCGGCCTGCTGGCGGATCACTCGGACATCCAGGGCCTGAACGTGATGCGTCTGGCCGTGGGCGCCACCCGGCTGAAGGAAAGCAGCGCGGGCGATGGCAGCCGCGTCAATTATGAAACGCGCTATGGCCTGCTCGCGGCGCATGACCACGTCAAGATCGACGGCGGCGAAAGCTACAACCTGCCGACCCTGACCGCCACGGCGGAATGGCTGCGGCGCGACGTCGACAGCAAGTACAACCCTCGCGAAGGCAACCTGCTGGTGCTGGGCACCGGGGCGGGCATGACCCTGAACAGCGGCGACCCCTATACCCGGCTGCGTTTGCGCGGGCAGAAGTGGTGGCCGGTGGGCGAGCGCGATCTGGTGACCGTGCGCGGCGAAGTCGGCAAGGTCTGGGCCAGCCGCAATACCCAGGTGCCGGACGATTTCGGTTTTCGCACCGGGGGCGCGCGCAGCATCCGCGGGTACAGCTATCTGAGCATCGGTGCCGACCGCAACAATGCGGTGGTCGGCGCGCCGGCCTTGCTGGTGGGCAGCGTCGAATACAACCATTACTTCGATGATCGCTGGGGCATGGCCTACTTCATCGATGCCGGCGATGCGGCGCAATCCTTCGGCGATATGAAAATCGCCTTGGGGTATGGCGTCGGGGCGCGCGTGCGGACACCTGCCGGGCCCTTGTTCCTGGATCTGGCCTATGGCCAGCGCGACCATAAATTGAAGCTGAGCTTTTCCCTGGGGATCGCGTTTTGA
- a CDS encoding translocation/assembly module TamB domain-containing protein: MRRLGRFLRHILLWWVPGLLVLLAIAVAALGWLVAKPAGTRVLLNKVAEQLHARIDNVQGSLWHGLRIGQLDLQLPGVHIQGEDLALTVTWPALWHRRLVVPELSATHLRVALTTQPDEGKAADAEEGGELPALPVDVEVQRLAVGQFELERDGQSMLPVTLGNLNANLTAGAQGARLHLESLHVGHDVAQLDVQGDASVSRLAAPWPMDVGLRIVATGQGADSPLCLKQLDALRAPAVAAGKAAPAGKGASADKKAAAAKSAKDAKNGTAAKGAAEAPAEVQRTAAAAAAAAAAAAAGVPAACVVNIDAHAAGDLNDLNVTLAGRGADTNIDLRAALSPLAAFPARSVDLALVLPDRSGATVALKAQRTEDGAAQRLTGTLAADRLDIGRLVGGDLPQALVTTHADVDLELTDAYVVRHAIVGLDIADSSRWNRQPLGGTVRIDLATGARTDPAADWPAAVAGIQVDRFDVDLRLGRNRVRTAGKVGPTDGAITLDAQAPELAAFWPGLPGGAMAKGKLSGTPARHRIELSAGYTPARVRPGLLGQDKADASFVIEGGWGTPAGARPAAAAPAAPAATTAATPATPGTTVAPAANDATASAPAAEAANPLTGWRGSIQRLQASHAGFQVNIPQPVTVSYLPHAVAPAWQWQVGAANIGLGLPSGDRFTLAHAGSRGGAGRWETAGRMDNFVLTPKLVGSVIRATDPAALEKNATQSQSRQTKINAGIPGGQRSIALDASWDLKFAGTLTGGIRLARRSGDLRIPGDPPIPLGLKALLLEVNATRVSASSSRLDATLDLATEKMGRVAGKGSAMLVTGKDGAMGLATNQAMRVNLNADIADLAWLGLFIGDATELGGSLKADIDAQGTLNGTWRANGSINGQKLRVVRIDDGVRLLDGTLSARLRDDVLTLDSLRFPATLRVLPKDSRTRDWVTKNADAKNGYVEAKGDWNLAKSEGKIRVALSRYPVLQRTDRFAMVSGNIDIDAALPRLNVTGNVQADAGWASIELLSEVPSLDDDVRLHRVGDQPPGAADESSPMALSLDLNVDMGPRFFLTGMGLDTGLRGNLRVRYVDRKLSGTGRLTTDGGRIDAYGQRLQLRRGTVTFQGAIDNPLLDIEALRTGEQVEAGVRVSGTAQRPRIDLISYPDVSDVDKLSWLILGRAADASGSDTALLLSIGTALLGGGEPFYKQFGLDDVGIRNGTIGSSGSLLPEYTVATKVNADSDSTLATQFLVASKNLASGITLSIEQAMSGAGTVGRASYRLSRRWSADVKGGTVNGLALVYRTFWGD, from the coding sequence TTGAGGCGCTTAGGCCGTTTCCTGCGCCACATCCTGCTCTGGTGGGTACCGGGGCTGTTGGTGCTGCTCGCCATCGCGGTGGCGGCGCTGGGCTGGCTGGTTGCCAAGCCGGCAGGGACGCGGGTATTGCTGAACAAGGTGGCCGAGCAGCTGCATGCGCGCATCGACAATGTGCAGGGCTCCTTGTGGCACGGCTTGCGCATCGGTCAGTTGGACTTGCAGCTGCCTGGGGTGCATATACAGGGCGAGGACCTGGCGTTGACGGTGACCTGGCCGGCCTTGTGGCATCGGCGCCTGGTCGTGCCGGAGCTTTCGGCGACGCACCTGCGGGTGGCGTTGACCACGCAGCCGGATGAGGGCAAGGCCGCCGACGCGGAAGAGGGCGGTGAGCTGCCCGCGCTGCCGGTGGACGTTGAAGTGCAACGCCTGGCGGTGGGGCAGTTCGAACTGGAGCGGGATGGCCAGTCCATGCTGCCGGTGACCTTGGGGAATTTGAACGCCAACCTGACGGCGGGTGCGCAGGGTGCGCGCCTGCATCTGGAAAGCCTGCACGTCGGCCATGACGTCGCGCAGTTGGACGTGCAGGGCGACGCCAGCGTGAGCCGCCTTGCCGCGCCGTGGCCCATGGACGTCGGCCTGCGGATCGTGGCCACCGGGCAGGGCGCGGACTCGCCGCTATGCCTGAAGCAGCTGGACGCGCTGCGTGCGCCCGCGGTGGCCGCGGGCAAGGCCGCGCCTGCCGGGAAGGGCGCGAGCGCCGATAAGAAGGCGGCTGCCGCCAAGAGCGCGAAGGATGCGAAGAACGGCACTGCCGCCAAGGGCGCCGCGGAGGCGCCCGCCGAGGTCCAGCGGACCGCTGCTGCCGCTGCTGCCGCTGCCGCTGCCGCTGCCGCGGGCGTGCCGGCGGCCTGCGTCGTGAATATCGATGCGCATGCGGCGGGCGACCTCAACGATCTGAACGTGACCCTGGCGGGTCGAGGCGCTGACACGAACATCGACCTGCGCGCCGCGCTCAGTCCGCTGGCCGCGTTCCCCGCGCGCAGCGTGGACCTGGCGCTGGTTCTGCCGGATCGCTCCGGCGCGACCGTGGCGCTGAAGGCCCAACGCACCGAGGACGGCGCGGCACAACGCCTGACCGGCACACTGGCTGCCGACCGTCTGGACATCGGCCGGCTGGTCGGCGGTGACCTGCCGCAGGCCCTGGTGACCACGCACGCGGACGTCGACCTGGAGCTGACCGACGCGTACGTGGTGCGTCATGCGATCGTCGGCCTGGACATAGCCGACAGCAGCCGCTGGAATCGCCAGCCCTTGGGCGGCACGGTCAGGATAGACCTGGCCACCGGCGCACGCACGGATCCGGCGGCGGATTGGCCGGCCGCGGTGGCGGGCATCCAGGTGGATCGCTTCGACGTCGACCTGCGACTGGGACGCAACCGGGTGCGCACGGCCGGCAAGGTCGGACCCACCGACGGCGCCATCACACTGGACGCGCAGGCGCCCGAGCTGGCCGCCTTCTGGCCGGGCCTGCCCGGCGGCGCCATGGCGAAGGGCAAACTGTCCGGCACGCCCGCGCGGCATCGCATCGAGCTCAGTGCCGGCTACACCCCTGCCCGCGTCCGCCCCGGCCTGCTCGGCCAGGACAAGGCCGACGCGTCCTTCGTGATCGAAGGCGGCTGGGGCACCCCGGCCGGCGCGCGGCCAGCCGCCGCGGCCCCCGCGGCCCCCGCGGCCACGACGGCCGCCACGCCCGCCACGCCCGGGACGACCGTAGCGCCCGCAGCGAACGACGCTACGGCATCGGCCCCGGCGGCCGAAGCCGCGAATCCGCTAACCGGCTGGCGCGGCTCGATCCAGCGCCTGCAGGCGTCCCATGCCGGCTTCCAGGTGAACATCCCGCAGCCGGTCACGGTCTCCTACCTGCCGCATGCGGTGGCGCCGGCTTGGCAATGGCAGGTGGGCGCGGCCAACATCGGCCTGGGCCTGCCCAGCGGTGACCGCTTCACCCTGGCCCACGCGGGATCGCGCGGCGGCGCGGGCCGCTGGGAAACCGCTGGCCGCATGGACAACTTCGTGCTCACCCCCAAGCTGGTGGGCAGCGTCATCCGCGCCACCGACCCCGCCGCGCTGGAGAAAAACGCCACCCAGTCGCAGTCGCGCCAGACCAAGATCAACGCCGGCATCCCCGGCGGCCAACGCAGCATCGCCCTGGACGCCAGCTGGGACCTGAAATTCGCCGGCACGCTGACGGGCGGCATCCGCCTGGCGCGGCGCAGTGGCGATCTGCGCATCCCCGGCGATCCCCCCATTCCCCTGGGCCTGAAGGCCCTGCTGCTGGAAGTCAACGCCACCCGCGTCTCGGCCTCCAGCAGCCGCCTGGACGCCACCCTGGACCTCGCCACCGAAAAGATGGGCCGCGTCGCGGGCAAGGGCAGCGCCATGCTGGTGACCGGCAAGGACGGCGCCATGGGCCTGGCGACCAACCAGGCCATGCGGGTCAATCTGAACGCCGACATCGCCGACCTGGCCTGGCTGGGCCTGTTCATCGGCGACGCGACCGAACTGGGCGGTTCGCTCAAGGCCGATATCGACGCGCAGGGCACCCTCAACGGCACCTGGCGCGCCAACGGCAGCATCAACGGGCAGAAGCTGCGCGTGGTGCGCATCGACGACGGCGTGCGCCTGCTGGACGGCACGCTGTCGGCCCGCCTGCGCGACGACGTCCTGACCCTGGACAGCCTGCGTTTCCCCGCCACCTTGCGGGTGCTGCCCAAGGACAGCCGCACGCGCGACTGGGTGACCAAGAATGCCGACGCCAAGAATGGTTATGTCGAAGCCAAGGGCGACTGGAACCTGGCCAAGTCCGAGGGCAAGATCCGCGTGGCGCTGTCCCGCTATCCCGTCCTGCAGCGCACCGACCGCTTCGCCATGGTGTCGGGCAATATCGACATCGATGCGGCGCTGCCGCGCCTGAACGTGACCGGCAACGTGCAGGCCGACGCCGGCTGGGCCAGCATCGAACTGCTCAGCGAAGTGCCGTCGCTGGACGACGACGTGCGCCTGCACCGCGTGGGCGACCAGCCGCCCGGGGCCGCCGATGAGTCTTCGCCCATGGCGCTGTCGCTGGACCTGAATGTCGACATGGGCCCGCGCTTCTTCCTGACCGGCATGGGCCTGGACACCGGCCTGCGCGGCAATCTGCGCGTGCGTTACGTGGATCGCAAGCTCAGCGGCACCGGTCGCCTGACCACGGATGGCGGGCGCATCGATGCCTACGGCCAGCGCCTGCAATTGCGCCGCGGCACCGTTACGTTCCAGGGCGCCATCGACAACCCGCTGCTGGATATCGAAGCCTTGCGCACGGGTGAACAGGTCGAGGCCGGCGTGCGGGTGTCGGGAACGGCCCAACGGCCCCGCATCGACCTGATTTCCTATCCTGACGTCAGCGACGTGGACAAGCTGTCGTGGCTGATCCTGGGCCGCGCGGCGGACGCCAGCGGCAGCGACACGGCCTTGCTGTTGTCCATCGGCACGGCGCTGCTGGGCGGGGGCGAGCCCTTCTACAAGCAGTTCGGGCTGGACGACGTGGGCATACGCAACGGCACCATCGGCTCGTCGGGCAGCCTGTTGCCGGAGTACACGGTGGCCACCAAGGTCAATGCCGACTCCGACAGCACGCTGGCCACGCAATTCCTGGTGGCGAGCAAGAACCTGGCCAGCGGCATCACCCTCAGCATCGAACAGGCAATGTCCGGCGCCGGCACGGTGGGGCGCGCCAGTTACCGCCTGTCGCGCCGCTGGTCGGCGGACGTCAAGGGCGGCACCGTCAACGGGCTGGCCCTGGTTTACCGGACGTTCTGGGGCGATTGA
- the dcd gene encoding dCTP deaminase gives MSIKSDLWIRRAAADGMIEPFEPGQVRAQNGERIVSYGTSSYGYDVRCASEFKIFTNINSTIVDPKNFDEGSFVDFSGDVCIIPPNSFALARTVEYFRIPRSVLTICLGKSTYARCGIIVNVTPLEPEWEGHVTLEFSNTTPLPAKIYAGEGCAQMLFLESDEVCETSYRDRGGKYQGQRGVTLPRT, from the coding sequence ATGAGCATCAAAAGCGACCTGTGGATCCGCCGCGCCGCCGCGGACGGCATGATCGAGCCCTTCGAGCCGGGCCAGGTCCGCGCTCAAAATGGCGAGCGTATCGTCAGCTACGGCACCAGCAGCTATGGCTACGACGTGCGCTGCGCGAGTGAATTCAAGATCTTCACCAACATCAACTCGACCATCGTCGATCCGAAGAATTTCGACGAAGGTTCGTTCGTCGATTTTTCCGGTGATGTGTGCATCATTCCGCCCAACTCTTTCGCGCTGGCGCGCACGGTGGAATATTTCCGTATTCCGCGCAGCGTTCTCACCATCTGCCTGGGCAAGAGCACCTACGCGCGTTGCGGCATCATCGTCAACGTGACGCCGCTGGAGCCGGAGTGGGAAGGCCACGTGACCCTGGAGTTCTCCAACACCACGCCGCTGCCGGCCAAGATCTACGCGGGCGAAGGCTGCGCCCAGATGCTGTTCCTGGAAAGCGACGAGGTCTGCGAGACCTCTTACCGTGACCGCGGCGGCAAGTACCAGGGCCAGCGCGGCGTCACCTTGCCGCGCACCTGA
- a CDS encoding GNAT family N-acetyltransferase yields the protein MHRAPPVPSPSAPLVFTPAAADDLEALADLRATAMRDSLERVGRFDPERARQRLRDNWVPAQTWVFSVEGRRAGFYSLRPFDGGLKLDHLYVLPDFQNRGLGSRVMRRIAAQADEAGLAVHLGALRDSPSNAFYQRHGYVKTSEDDWDIYYVRSAR from the coding sequence ATGCATCGAGCACCGCCCGTTCCCTCCCCTTCCGCGCCGCTGGTTTTCACTCCGGCAGCGGCGGACGATCTGGAAGCCCTGGCCGACCTGCGCGCCACGGCCATGCGCGACAGCCTGGAGCGCGTGGGCCGCTTCGATCCCGAACGGGCGCGCCAACGCCTGCGCGACAACTGGGTGCCGGCGCAAACCTGGGTGTTTTCAGTAGAGGGAAGGCGCGCCGGCTTCTACAGCCTGCGGCCGTTCGACGGCGGCCTGAAGCTGGACCACCTGTACGTCCTGCCGGACTTCCAGAACCGGGGGCTGGGCAGCCGCGTCATGCGCCGCATCGCGGCCCAGGCCGACGAAGCCGGCCTGGCGGTCCACCTGGGTGCCTTGCGCGACAGCCCGTCCAATGCGTTCTATCAACGCCACGGCTACGTCAAGACCAGCGAAGATGACTGGGATATCTACTACGTCCGCAGCGCGCGGTAG